Proteins encoded together in one Glandiceps talaboti chromosome 11, keGlaTala1.1, whole genome shotgun sequence window:
- the LOC144442061 gene encoding cytochrome P450 1A1-like, which produces MVTEILIIIVVFLMTSWLIKRVGAGYLPPGPWGLPFIGMLQFIGKDPEKVYMEMAEKYGDVFSIRLGGRLFIVLNGYDAVRESFVKNGDVFSGRPFESRTLVHSQSM; this is translated from the coding sequence ATGGTGACCGAAATTCTGATAATTATCGTTGTTTTTTTGATGACATCATGGTTGATCAAGCGAGTTGGAGCAGGGTATCTCCCTCCTGGTCCATGGGGATTACCATTCATAGGCATGCTACAGTTTATTGGAAAAGATCCTGAGAAAGTCTACATGGAGATGGCGGAAAAATATGGAGACGTATTCTCTATTAGGCTAGGGGGTCGACTTTTCATTGTACTCAATGGTTATGATGCTGTACGGGAATCTTTTGTAAAGAACGGAGACGTATTTTCTGGAAGACCATTCGAATCCCGTACACTAGTCCATAGTCAAAGTATGTAG